In one Rutidosis leptorrhynchoides isolate AG116_Rl617_1_P2 chromosome 8, CSIRO_AGI_Rlap_v1, whole genome shotgun sequence genomic region, the following are encoded:
- the LOC139863350 gene encoding uncharacterized mitochondrial protein AtMg00810-like encodes MTDLGMLNYFLGISVTRTTSGMFLSQKKYATEIIERAYMITCKPCRTPVESGAKLTAHGPPVLDPTLYRSLAGALQYLTFTRPDITYAVQRICLFMHDPREQHFQALKRIIRYVQGTTDLGLQLFASSPSSLVAYSDADWAGCPITRRSTSGYCVFLGNNMLSWSSKR; translated from the coding sequence ATGACTGACCTTGGCATGCTTAACTACTTTCTAGGAATCTCCGTCACTCGTACAACCTCTGGGATGTTTTTATCTCAGAAAAAGTACGCCACAGAAATTATTGAGCGTGCTTACATGATCACTTGCAAACCTTGTAGGACCCCGGTTGAATCTGGGGCTAAGCTTACCGCTCATGGGCCACCAGTGTTGGACCCTACTCTTTATCGTAGTCTTGCAGGTGCCTTACAGTATCTCACATTTACTCGCCCGGACATCACTTATGCAGTTCAACGGATTTGTTTATTTATGCATGATCCCCGAGAGCAGCACTTTCAAGCTCTCAAACGGATCATCCGATATGTTCAGGGGACTACTGACCTTGGTCTACAGCTATTTGCTTCCTCACCATCCTCACTGGTTGCTTACTCAGATGCTGATTGGGCCGGTTGCCCCATCACCAGGCGCTCTACTTCTGGTTATTGTGTCTTTCTCGGGAATAACATGTTGTCATGGTCTTCGAAGCGTTAG